Proteins from a single region of Corvus hawaiiensis isolate bCorHaw1 chromosome 6, bCorHaw1.pri.cur, whole genome shotgun sequence:
- the SIVA1 gene encoding apoptosis regulatory protein Siva isoform X2 has translation MPKRSCPFGDAAPLQLKTRVGLRELSRGVRGEDYRREVFERTRRLLFRGAQAYMEGAAAAARPAEPGPAGEAQGEGPGWSGQLLIGHDGKLQRRPADRVPPVGASRACSSCVRTADVKDACAQCDRFVCQSCSRLCSCCNTVTCSLCSTVDCDMPVWKGPLYALTWCS, from the exons ATGCCGAAGCGCTCTTGCCCCTTCGGGGACGCGGCCCCGCTCCAGCTGAAGACCCGCGTGGGGCTGCGGGAGCTGAGCCGCGGCGTGCGGGGCGAGGACTACCGGCGGGAGGTGTTCG AGAGGACCCGGCGGCTGCTCTTCAGGGGTGCCCAGGCGTACATGGAGGGCGCGGCGGCCGCTGCCCGCCCGGCAGAGCCGGGGCCGGCCGGGGAGGCGCAGGGCGAGGGGCCCGGCTGGAGCGGGCAGCTCCTCATCGGCCACGACGGGAAACTGCAGCGGCGGCCCGCGGACAGGG TTCCGCCCGTGGGAGCGTCCAGAGCCTGCTCGTCGTGTGTGAGGACGGCCGATGTGAAGGACGCGTGTGCGCAGTGTGACCGGTTCgtctgccagagctgcagcaggctctgcagctgctgtaacACGGTTACCTGCTCCTTGTGCTCCACTGTTGA CTGTGATATGCCTGTCTGGAAGGGACCACTCTATGCTCTTACCTGGTGTTCCTGA
- the SIVA1 gene encoding apoptosis regulatory protein Siva isoform X1, translated as MPKRSCPFGDAAPLQLKTRVGLRELSRGVRGEDYRREVFERTRRLLFRGAQAYMEGAAAAARPAEPGPAGEAQGEGPGWSGQLLIGHDGKLQRRPADRVPPVGASRACSSCVRTADVKDACAQCDRFVCQSCSRLCSCCNTVTCSLCSTVDYGVVGEQVLCNGCSIFQV; from the exons ATGCCGAAGCGCTCTTGCCCCTTCGGGGACGCGGCCCCGCTCCAGCTGAAGACCCGCGTGGGGCTGCGGGAGCTGAGCCGCGGCGTGCGGGGCGAGGACTACCGGCGGGAGGTGTTCG AGAGGACCCGGCGGCTGCTCTTCAGGGGTGCCCAGGCGTACATGGAGGGCGCGGCGGCCGCTGCCCGCCCGGCAGAGCCGGGGCCGGCCGGGGAGGCGCAGGGCGAGGGGCCCGGCTGGAGCGGGCAGCTCCTCATCGGCCACGACGGGAAACTGCAGCGGCGGCCCGCGGACAGGG TTCCGCCCGTGGGAGCGTCCAGAGCCTGCTCGTCGTGTGTGAGGACGGCCGATGTGAAGGACGCGTGTGCGCAGTGTGACCGGTTCgtctgccagagctgcagcaggctctgcagctgctgtaacACGGTTACCTGCTCCTTGTGCTCCACTGTTGA ttATGGTGTTGTGGGAGAGCAAGTTCTCTGCAATGGTTGTTCAATATTTCAAGTCTGA